CCAAGTCCTTGGCTTCCTTGAGTCCAAGGCCGGTCAATTCGCGGACCACTTTAATGACCTGGATCTTCTTGTCGCCGGCTGCGGTCAACACAACGTTGAACTCGGTCTTTTCGGCCACGGCTTCACCGCCGCCGGCAGCGCCGGCGCCGGGCATCATCCCGCCCGCCATCATCGGCATGGCGGCGCTGACGCCGAACTTTTCCTGCAACTTGGAAGACAGGTCGGACAACTCCATCACGGTAAGACCCGCGATATCGTCAACCAGCTTATCGACTTTGTCTGACATCTCTACTCCTTCGTTTCCTCAAAAACTGGCGCCGCTGAACGGACCGCCGGGCGTGAGTGCGTAAGACGCGCGGCCGCTCCGGCATCAACGGAGCGTTAGTCCGGCAACGGACGAAAACACGTTAATTATTCATCTTCTCTTTCATGGCTTCGAGCGTACCGACGAACTTGCGAATCACGCCGTCGAGGGTACCGACGAAGTTTGACAGCGGCGCGCTGACGCTGCCGACGACCATGGCCAGGAGTTGCTCGCGGCCAGGCAGCTTGGCGATGCGCTCGGCATCGGCGCCGCCGTAGACCATCCCGTCCATATAGAGGGCGCGAATCTGCGGCTTCTGGTTGTCCTTGCCGAAGTCGAACAGGACTTTGGCCATCGCGCCGGGATCCTCGTGCCCCAGGGCCACGGCGGACGGACCTTTAAAGTACTGGTCGAGCCCGACGATACCGGCTTCCTTGGCGGCAATGCGCATCAGAGTATTTTTCGCGACGACATACTTGATGTTCTTCTTGCGCAATTCGGCGCGCAGCAAAGTCGCTTTTTCTACGGTCAGACCGGCATAGTCGGTCACGGCGACACACTGGGCGCTCTTGAAGGTTTCCGTCAGGTGACTGACTTTCTCGAGGTTTTGCTGATTTGGCATCGGTAACGTACTTCCTTCCTAAGCGGTTTTGACGCGCGCCAGAATATCGGCGGTCGAGATTTTTACGCCCGGGCCCATGGTTGAACTCATCGCAGCATTTCTCAGATAGGTGCCTTTGGCCGAAGCCGGACGCGCCTTAATGATCGCTTCCAGGAAAGCCATCGCATTCTGAGCCAACTGTTCTTCGGTAAACGAGACCTTGCCGATCGGCACACCGATATTGCCGGTCTTGTCGACGCGGTACTCGATTTTGCCGGCTTTGATTTCGCGCACGGCTTTGGTGACATCGGCGGTGACGGTGCCGGCCTTCGGGTTCGGCATCAGTCCCTTGGGACCAAGCACCTTGCCGAGCGGACCAAGTTTACCCATCATGTCGGGGGTGGCGACAATGACATCGATGTCGGCCCACCCGCCCTTAAGTTTTTCCAGATAGTCTTCGTTGCCGGCATGATCGGCGCCGGCGGCGCGCGCATCTTCCAGCTTCTCATCCTTGGCGATCACCAGGATGCGGACTTTCTTGCCGGTGCCGTTGGGGAGGGCGACGGTGCCGCGGATCATCTGATCGGCTTGTTTCGGATCGACGCCAAGGCGGACGGCCACTTCGACGGTTTCGTCGAATTTGGCGTAGGCGTTACCCTTGACGGCTTTGACGGCCTGTTCGAGCGGGACCGGCAGTTTTTCGCCCATTTTCTTGCGCGCGTTGCTGTAGTTTTTTCCGTGCTTCATGGCCTTAATTCTCCACTTCCAGGCCCATACTGCGGGCGGTTCCGGCGACCATGCTCATGGCCGTTTCGAGCGATGCGGCGTTGAGGTCGGGCATCTTCATCTCGGCGATTTCCCGAATTTGTTGCCGGGTCACGCGCCCAACCTTGTCCCGGTTGGGGGTGCCGGAGCCCTTGGGGATCTTGGCCGCTTTAAGCAACAAGACGGCCGCGGGCGGTGTCTTGGTGATGAAGGTAAAACTCTTGTCAGAGAACACGGTGATGACGACCGGGATAATGAGCCCGGACTTTTCCCCCGTGCGGGCGTTGAACGCCTTGCAGAATTCCATAATGTTGACGCCCTTCTGACCGAGAGCCGGACCGACCGGCGGCGCCGGGGTCGCCTGTCCTGCAGGAATCTGCAGCTTTACGAATCCGGTTATCTTCTTTGCCACAACTTTAAACTCCTCTTAGACCGATTCAATTTGCAGGAAGTCCAGCTCGACGGGAGTCGGACGTCCAAAGATCGAAACCATGACCTTGACTTTTTTGCGCTCGAGATTGATCTCGGAGATGAATCCGGAGAAATCCGAGAACGGGCCGTCGATCACCTTGACCTGGTCGCCGGCATGCCACGGGACTTCATCCAATTCGACTTCGCGCTTGGAATCCATCTTGCCGACCATGCGGTCGACCTCATCGCGGCGCAGCGGGGTCGGTTTGCCGGCGGAGCCGACAAAGTTGGTGATGCCGGGCGTGTTGACGATGCGCTGCTCGAGCAGCTTGTCCAATTCCACTTCGATGAGCAGATAGGAGGGCAGAAACTTCTTGGTCGAGGTCGAGCGTTTGCCCTGCTTCATTTCGGTAACCAATTCGGTCGGGATGAGAATCTCGCCGAACTTGTTTTCCAGGCCTTCAGTAACGATCATCTTTTCCAGATGCCGCTTGGCCTTCTGTTCCTGACCCGAATAGGTATGGACGGCGAACCACTGTTTGGCCATTACGATCTCAGCACCAAAC
This DNA window, taken from Candidatus Zixiibacteriota bacterium, encodes the following:
- the rplL gene encoding 50S ribosomal protein L7/L12, with amino-acid sequence MSDKVDKLVDDIAGLTVMELSDLSSKLQEKFGVSAAMPMMAGGMMPGAGAAGGGEAVAEKTEFNVVLTAAGDKKIQVIKVVRELTGLGLKEAKDLVDNAPGVVKEGLSKDEAMKVKEKLEEVGGQVDLK
- a CDS encoding 50S ribosomal protein L10, which translates into the protein MPNQQNLEKVSHLTETFKSAQCVAVTDYAGLTVEKATLLRAELRKKNIKYVVAKNTLMRIAAKEAGIVGLDQYFKGPSAVALGHEDPGAMAKVLFDFGKDNQKPQIRALYMDGMVYGGADAERIAKLPGREQLLAMVVGSVSAPLSNFVGTLDGVIRKFVGTLEAMKEKMNN
- a CDS encoding 50S ribosomal protein L1, which produces MKHGKNYSNARKKMGEKLPVPLEQAVKAVKGNAYAKFDETVEVAVRLGVDPKQADQMIRGTVALPNGTGKKVRILVIAKDEKLEDARAAGADHAGNEDYLEKLKGGWADIDVIVATPDMMGKLGPLGKVLGPKGLMPNPKAGTVTADVTKAVREIKAGKIEYRVDKTGNIGVPIGKVSFTEEQLAQNAMAFLEAIIKARPASAKGTYLRNAAMSSTMGPGVKISTADILARVKTA
- the rplK gene encoding 50S ribosomal protein L11 — protein: MAKKITGFVKLQIPAGQATPAPPVGPALGQKGVNIMEFCKAFNARTGEKSGLIIPVVITVFSDKSFTFITKTPPAAVLLLKAAKIPKGSGTPNRDKVGRVTRQQIREIAEMKMPDLNAASLETAMSMVAGTARSMGLEVEN
- the nusG gene encoding transcription termination/antitermination factor NusG; its protein translation is MAKQWFAVHTYSGQEQKAKRHLEKMIVTEGLENKFGEILIPTELVTEMKQGKRSTSTKKFLPSYLLIEVELDKLLEQRIVNTPGITNFVGSAGKPTPLRRDEVDRMVGKMDSKREVELDEVPWHAGDQVKVIDGPFSDFSGFISEINLERKKVKVMVSIFGRPTPVELDFLQIESV